CGAAGAAAATTCAGCTGCCGCTGGCGTCGCGCTTCAAGATCCTGTCGAGGCTGGACATTTCCGAACGCCGGATGCCGCAGGATGGCCGCATCTCGATCAAGATCGAAGACCGCGGCATCGACTTCCGTGTTTCCACCGTGCCGGCGAAGTTCGGCGAAAAGATCGTCATGCGCATCCTGGACAAGAGCGGATCGCTGTTGCCGCTCGACAAGATCATTATCCACGGGCCGACGGTGGAAAAGCTGCGCTGGATGATCAATCAGCCTTACGGCATCATCTACGTCACCGGTCCGACCGGTTCCGGTAAGACGACCACGCTGTACAGCTCGCTGAACGAAATCAATTCGCACGAAATCAACATTTCGACTGCTGAGGACCCGATCGAATACGATCTCGCCGGGTTGTGCCAGGTCCAGACCCATAAGGACATCGGACTGGACTTCGCGCGCATCCTCCGCGCATTTCTGCGTCAGGACCCCGATGTCATCCTGGTCGGTGAAACGCGCGACCAGGAAACCGCGAAGATCTCGGTGGAAGCCGCGTTGACAGGCCACCTGGTCTTCACCACGCTTCACACGAACGATGCGCCCGGGTCCTTCACACGTCTGGAAGAGATGGGCATCGAGCCCTTCCTGATGGCGAACTCCACCATCGGCATCATCGCGCAGCGCCTTGCACGGCGGCTTTGCCAGAACTGCAAAGTGCAGACCGAAGTGGACGACACCACGCTCGGCTATTTTGGCTATACCCGTGGTAGCTCGCCTCCATTCTTCAAAGGCGAGGGTTGCGACAAGTGCAACCACACAGGCAAGAAGGGCCGGATCGGTATTTACGAGCTTCTGGTGATGAACGAAGATCTGAAGCGCACTGTTGCCAGAGGCGCAAGGAGCGACGAAATCCGCACGCTGGCGATTGAAAACGGCATGTTGACGCTCAAGGATTACGCCATGGTGCTTATGTCGGAGGGACTGACGTCGGTGGACGAGGTTCTGCAGAACCTCGTCGTCGGTAACTAACTATCGGGAATCAATCTGCGGCCAGCACCGCCGCTTGTTTGTAAAACTGAACGTAGTCCCGCACGTCTTCACGGCTGCCGATGATCAGCGGCACCTTTTGATGGAGTGAAGAAGGCT
The sequence above is drawn from the Terriglobia bacterium genome and encodes:
- a CDS encoding GspE/PulE family protein translates to QTDEEDKTVTTDLATASEDAPVVRLANNILALAIKKGASDIHIEPQEKGVVLRLRIDGVLYVENVLSKKIQLPLASRFKILSRLDISERRMPQDGRISIKIEDRGIDFRVSTVPAKFGEKIVMRILDKSGSLLPLDKIIIHGPTVEKLRWMINQPYGIIYVTGPTGSGKTTTLYSSLNEINSHEINISTAEDPIEYDLAGLCQVQTHKDIGLDFARILRAFLRQDPDVILVGETRDQETAKISVEAALTGHLVFTTLHTNDAPGSFTRLEEMGIEPFLMANSTIGIIAQRLARRLCQNCKVQTEVDDTTLGYFGYTRGSSPPFFKGEGCDKCNHTGKKGRIGIYELLVMNEDLKRTVARGARSDEIRTLAIENGMLTLKDYAMVLMSEGLTSVDEVLQNLVVGN